CACAGCACCTCGGGCGGGGCCGGGGTGCTCGGCGCGGTGGGGCGCGCCGGTCCGCGGGAGCGGCCCGACGTGGGACGCCCGCCGCCACCGGAGCGGCGCGGGCGCGAGCTCGCCGACGAGAAGTTCGCACGGCGAGAAGAACTGGGGGAAGACAAGTAGGAAAACCTCCGGGACGTGGCACGTCAGCACGGAGAGGCAGCGCCGAGATGGCGGCGGCTGAGATCTCGAGGGACGAGCCCGGGCGCAGACGTTGCGCCCTGAATGGGTACTGCGGGTGCGCCCTGGTGGGGACGGCCGGAAGAGACGGGCCGGGCGCTCGTGATCGAGTCTAGCCGCCCGGCCCGCCGACCTCCGACCGCTACGCCTGTGACGTTCCCATCCCGAGCGCGACGAGCAGCTCCGGCAGCAGCGTGTCGGGCTGTCCGACCTCGGGCGGCAGCCCCTTCGCGGTGAACCACTCGCCGATCCGCCGCACGTCGCGGGCCAGGAAGTCGGGCCCCTGCGGGTTGCCCACGACGTCCACGACCTGCGGCAGGTCGATCAGCACGAGCCGCCCGCGGTGGACGAGGACGTTGTAGGCGGACAGGTCGCCGTGGGTCAGGCCGTGGCGGGCCAGCCCGAGCAGCGCGTCGACGAGCTGGTGCCACAGATCACAGAGCTCGTCCGGGTCGGGGCGGCACTGCGCGAGCCGCGGGGCGGCGGTGCCGTCCGGGTCGCCCACGAACTCCATGAGCAGCTCCGTGCCCGCGCACTGCACCGGGTAGGGGACGGCGACGCCGTTGCTCCACAGCAGCGACAGCGCGGCGAACTCCGCCCCCGCCCACTGCGCGGCGAGCAGGTCGCGGCCGAACGCGGTGCGCCCGGCCATCGCGCGGGTCTCCCGCGAGCGCCGGACGCGCCGGCCCTCCAGGTAGCCCGCGTCGCGGTGGAACATGCGGTGCTCGGCGGTGCGGTAGCGCTTGACCGCCATGACCGCACGACGGTCGGTGCCGGGCACCGCGCGTTCCAGCAGCCCGACGTCGGCCTCCTTGCCGGACTTGAGCGCGCCGAGCTCGGTGTCGACCGCGGCGTGCTCGGTGACCACCCAGCGCGGCACCGGGTCGGGGCCGTGCTCGGCGCCGTCCCATGTGGACCAGCGGTCGCCGTCGGGCGGGCCGTCGATCTCGGCGCCGGCCCGCTCGTCGAACGCGGAGGGGTCGGTGCGGTGCCGGGGACGGGGTTCGTCGTCGTCGAAACGGCGGCGCTTGCGGATGGGCTCGTACAACGGGGGTCTCCTCGAGAGGGCGCCCCGGCGCGAGTCAGCGCGGGGCGGGGATCGGACGGGCGCGCAGCACGTCCGGGACGGTCGTGGACATCACGCACACCTCCTCACCTCTCGGGTCGCGCACAGCGTCGCGCACCCGCCGGCCCGCGCACCACCGATTAACCGGCGGAGCGGTTGGGACGGCGCGGGACCGGGCACGCTCGGGC
This sequence is a window from Pseudonocardia petroleophila. Protein-coding genes within it:
- a CDS encoding serine protein kinase RIO; protein product: MYEPIRKRRRFDDDEPRPRHRTDPSAFDERAGAEIDGPPDGDRWSTWDGAEHGPDPVPRWVVTEHAAVDTELGALKSGKEADVGLLERAVPGTDRRAVMAVKRYRTAEHRMFHRDAGYLEGRRVRRSRETRAMAGRTAFGRDLLAAQWAGAEFAALSLLWSNGVAVPYPVQCAGTELLMEFVGDPDGTAAPRLAQCRPDPDELCDLWHQLVDALLGLARHGLTHGDLSAYNVLVHRGRLVLIDLPQVVDVVGNPQGPDFLARDVRRIGEWFTAKGLPPEVGQPDTLLPELLVALGMGTSQA